One genomic segment of Phalacrocorax carbo chromosome Z, bPhaCar2.1, whole genome shotgun sequence includes these proteins:
- the LOC104044960 gene encoding fructose-1,6-bisphosphatase 1: MTDRSAFDTNVITMTRFVMEEGRRAKGTGEFTQLLNSLCTAIKAISTAVRKAGIANLYGIAGSTNVTGDQVKKLDILSNDLVINMLKSSFSTCVIVSEENKDAVIVETEKRGKYIVCIDPLDGSSNIDCLVSIGTIFAIYRKASPDEPSGRDALQPGRNLVAAGYALYGSATMLVLATSAGGVNCFMLDPAIGEFILVDRDVKIKKKGNIYSLNEGYAKYFDPAVTEYLKKKKFPEDGSSPYGGRYIGSMVADVHRTLVYGGIFLYPANSKSPKGKLRLLYECNPMAFVIEKAGGIATTGHQAILDVVPEDIHQRVPIVLGSPDDVKEYLEIVKKHSAK; the protein is encoded by the exons ATGACGGACCGCTCCGCCTTCGACACCAATGTCATCACCATGACCCGCTTCGTGATGGAGGAGGGCAGGCGGGCGAAAGGCACCGGGGAGTTCACGCAGCTCCTCAACTCCCTCTGCACCGCCATCAAAGCCATCTCCACCGCCGTCCGCAAGGCGGGCATCGCCAACCT CTATGGAATTGCTGGGTCTACCAATGTGACAGGAGATCAAGTAAAGAAGTTGGACATCCTTTCCAATGACCTGGTGATTAACATGCTGAAGTCATCCTTCAGTACATGTGTTATTGtgtcagaggaaaacaaagatgctGTGATAgtggaaactgaaaaaagg GGCAAATACATAGTCTGCATAGACCCTCTAGATGGCTCATCGAACATTGACTGTCTTGTTTCCATTGGGACCATCTTTGCCATCTATAGAAAG GCATCCCCTGATGAACCTTCTGGGAGAGATGCTTTACAGCCTGGGCGTAATCTTGTGGCAGCTGGTTATGCTCTCTATGGGAGTGCCACAATGTTGGTACTGGCCACTTCTGCTGGAGGCGTCAACTGTTTCATGCTGGATCCG GCAATTGGAGAATTCATTTTGGTGGATAGGGATGTGAAAAtcaaaaagaagggaaatatcTACAGTCTTAATGAAGGCTATGCTAAATACTTCGATCCTGCAGTCACAGAGTAtctcaaaaagaagaaattcccTGAG GATGGCAGTTCACCATATGGTGGAAGGTACATAGGATCTATGGTGGCTGATGTGCATCGCACACTGGTGTATGGAGGAATCTTTCTGTATCCTGCAAACTCCAAAAGTCCCAAGGGGAAG CTGAGACTGCTCTATGAATGCAATCCTATGGCTTTTGTTATTGAGAAGGCTGGGGGTATAGCAACAACCGGGCATCAAGCAATACTGGATGTAGTGCCTGAGGATATCCACCAAAGAGTGCCTATTGTTTTGGGATCTCCTGATGATGTGAAGGAGTACCTTGAGATAGTCAAGAAGCATTCAGCTAAGTAA